One Triticum dicoccoides isolate Atlit2015 ecotype Zavitan chromosome 3B, WEW_v2.0, whole genome shotgun sequence genomic window, TTCAATCTCAAGACTCGTCGGCTCGGTCTCTCATAGATGCTGGTGTGTGTGCCTGCGTTCATAAGGATGGGTGCATGCACGAAAGTCTGCTTCTGTAttgtgtttttcaaaaaaaatatcattTAAATTCAGACGACAGTCATAGAAGAAGCTAGCAAGTCAGGGTTTACAAAGTTACATATGTTCACCTAAAGTGTGTTTTTGCCGACTTAAATGCATGTGCATCTCTCTTTCTCTGTCCCTCTTAGAGAATGTCTGCTTTCCTTCTCTCGATGTAGCGCCCCCTCCAGCTGCCCGCAATCCGTTGACAAGCCACAAACTCCGCCTTGACTCCTGCTTTTATTCCCTCAGTTTAGAGGTGGACCCGCGACTTCACCACGTGCTACACCTCATGCTCCTCTGCTTGACCAGACGGCGACCTGCTACTGCTTAGGCAAGCACCTCGTCCATCCTATCATCAACGAGTCTGCCGCATACGTTGTTAGAGATATATTTGATAGTTAGAGATTGTCGAGGATTAGATAGAAATTGTTTCCATCTTATCTCTAGGAGGCGTCTTGCCCTTCAAGTCTGTACTCAATAAATACTCATCCTCGAGGATCAATAATACATCCACCGCATTACACCAATCCCTTTATGTTCCCTCTTACATGCTATCAGAGCAAAAAAAGACTTGAGTTCAAGAACCGGCTGACgcaatttaaaaataaaaaattgcaGTACAATTTTGGTCCATATTTAGGCatgagggagccacacgtgaggggggagtgttgacgtataaatgCATAGCCCATTTCCTTATTGGCTTGAGCTTTTGGGCGAGCTGGTTGGTGCGTGCAATTCCAATACCGGTGCGTGCCTTTGACCATGATGTGCCCCCGGCCCTGGAAAGCCTGGTGTGGCGCCTCGTCAAAACCGACTTATTCCCGTCTAAGCATGCCCGGTGCTAGCAACATCGACGCGTGCCTTAATCTTCGACGTGTCCCGGGGCTTGGCAAACTGGTGCGGCGCCTCGTCAACACCATCTTCTTCCTAGCGCCCCACTGTGCCCCTGACTACACGGCGCTCCCCTGTGTCTGCGGCTTCACGTCAACTACCTCAACACCAGTCAcctccgactcgacatcgaccacaacGTCCCTCGCATGGCTTCCTTGACCACAGCTACACCGCCTCATGCTCTCAGCTCCCTTGACATCGACACAAAGCTCTATCACCTCGCTTGAGCAACTAGGTCAACACATTTGCAATGCGACACCATCCACAAGGCTCCCGCTACGACCGAGGGAGGAGTTAGCCCGTCGGCCGCTATTCTCTCCAATTTGACCACCTGCGGCGCTCCTGTTGTTCGCAAAGCTACCACTAAGACTGTGGGCGGATGTTAGGGATATATTTGGTAGTTAGAGATTGTCCAAGATTAGATAGGAAGTGTTTCTATCTTATCTCTAGGAGGCGTCTTGCCCTCCAATTCTTatactcaatatatactcgccctcgaggctAAATAATGCATCCAGTACATTGCGCCAATCCCTCTCTATTCAACAGATGTTACAGATCCTATGTCGTGCTAGTGTCGTCAACTCGGTGCACTTGCCTCCCCGACGGACTCCATCGACCTTGATGTGCCCATAATCGCTCTTTCTTGGCCTGAATCGGACGATGTGCTGTCGGGTTCGACACCACACCGCCTCGCGTCCTTCCCGTCGTACGAATTGCGAAAAAAGCTATGACCCAATGATAGATGAGTCCCACTTTATGGGAATTTTATGCAAGCTGATTTCCGTTGGATGGACACCAAATCCTACGTGAGTGCAAAAAGACTCATCAAAAAGAATATCAACAATGACCCCGCTCTGGCCATCGCGTGAGTGCAGAAAAAGAGGCATCAAGAAGAATGCATCCCGGCATCTACGTTGAAAGAGATGAGGATGTATATGCATGAGGCGATATCCATGGTGGACCTTTGATGATGTCGACTGGTTGACCGGAGAGGAAGAAATGACAAGAGATTAGGAGGGCAGTCAATTCAATTGCACCCTTGAAGAGTAGACTAGCTGGAGTCCAATGCATTGAGAGCCTCTTCGGAGTAATGCTAGGTTCACCGGTTAGGTTTTACAGTGTTTACGGGCTGATGTTAGTTGAACCTTTGTGATTGGATTAGGGAGGGTGGAGGGGCCCACTCCCCTGAAAATCAGGAGGATGAGTTAATTTAGTGTGATGGGAGCCCTAAAAGATGTAGTATTATCGGTGAATATATCTTTGTCATGCACCTTTTCCctaattcttttttctttcttccttGATCTCCGTATCTCCACCTTTGTAACGCTTTTACCGCTGCTCACTGCTATTAATCAATGAAATGCCAGCAAGGCTGGATCTTTCAAAAATACAAAGAGTAGCCTAGCTAAAATGCCCTTTATGTAAGAATTAGTAGTGGATGAATAATCCTAGACCCACGGGCTAACAACGGAGCTTTACGGGGTGCCTTAGCACTAATTAACTNNNNNNNNNNNNNNNNNNNNNNNNNNNNNNNNNNNNNNNNNNNNNNNNNNNNNNNNNNNNNNNNNNNNNNNNNNNNNNNNNNNNNNNNNNNNNNNNNNNNNNNNNNNNNNNNNNNNNNNNNNNNNNNNNNNNNNNNNNNNNNNNNNNNNNNNNNNNNNNNNNNNNNNNNNNNNNNNNNNNNNNNNNNNNNNNNNNNNNNNNNNNNNNNNNNNNNNNNNNNNNNNNNNNNNNNNNNNNGGGCCCTTCCTCTTCCTAAATCCAATCAAAGTATGCCACATGTGGCAGCCCGTAAACCCTGTGAAATTTTGTCCGTGTGTATAGCATCGCCGGTAGTGGATATATGGCGATTTCATTGATTCAATATGGTCTCTTGGGTAGAAACAAGAGTTTACTCCTCCTCTCTTCTCTTGCCACATCATTATCAGCCAAAGTGCACCAAATCTCTGCACCTATAACCCAAACCCCTCACCTCACATTCCACTATATAATAAGCCAAGCTAGCTCTATCTAGCTCACTTGTACAAGAACACCGGCTATAGCGTAAACAGACGCAAAAGAAATGGAGCAAGTGTCATGGTGGGTTCGAGGCTTCCTCGGCAAGTAcccggagatcatggtgtcgttcgCTTGCTTCCTGTTCCTGTTGTTCTTCAGGTATCGCCGGCGGGACGGGCTGCCGACCAACTGGCCGGTGGTCGGCTCGGTGCCGGCGATCAGTGTCAACGCCGGCCGCGTGCACGAGTGGCTCACGGAGTTCCTGCGCGTGGCGCCGGGGATGTCGCACGTCGCCAGGGGCCCGTGGGGCTCGCCCGTGGACGTCCTTATCACGGCCAACCCGGCGGATGTGGCGCATGTCTTCACGACCAACTTCGGCAACTACCCCAAGGGCGAGGACTTCGCGGCCGTGTTCGACGTGCTCGGCAACGGCATCTTCAACGCCGACGGGGATTCGTGGGCGTTCCAGCGGCGCAAGGCGCACGCGCTGCTCTCGGACGCGAGgttccgcgccgccgtcgccgcgagTACCGCCCGCAAGCTCGACGAGGGGCTCGTGCCGCTTCTCGACGGCGTCGCTGCCGGCGGCGCGGTCGTCGACCTCCAGGACGTGTTCATGCGCCTGACGTTCGACCTCACGGCGATGTTCATATTCGGTACGGATCCCGGCTGCCTGGCCGCCGACTTCCCACGGGTGCCATTCGCCGCGGCCATGGACGAGGCCGAGGCGGTGTTGTTCTACAGGCACGTGACGCCCATTGCCTGGCTGAGGCTCCAGACCTACCTAAACATCGGCCATCACAAGAAGATGACCAAAGCTCAGCAGGTGCTGGACGCGTCTATCGCCGAGTACGTCTCGCTACGGCGAGAGCGCGCTGCCAATGCCGACACCAACGCCGACGGAAGCGACGCCGCTGATCTTCTCTCGTTGTACATGGCATGCCAAGACGAGCTAGGCAAGGACGGAAACGAGCTCGATCGGTTCTTGCGTGACACGACGCTGAACCTCATGATCGCCGGCCGCGACACGACGAGCTCCGCCCTGACATGGTTCTTCTGGCTGCTCACCAACCACCCCGACGTCGAGGCCAAGATCCTCGCCGAGCTCCGTGAGACCCTGTCGTCTGGCGGCCACCCCAGCGCCGCCGATCTGAAGCGCCTGGTGTACCTGCACGCAGCCCTCTCGGAGTCGCTCCGACTGTACCCGCCGGTTCCGTTCGAGCACAAGGCGGGAGCGCGGCCAGACACGCTGCCGAGCGGGCCGGCCGTGTGGCCTACGAGGAGGGTGATCGTGTCGTTCTACTCGATGGGGCGCATGGAGTCGGTGTGGGGCAAGGACTGTCTGGAGTTCCGGCCGGAGCGGTGGCtgacggcggcggggcggctccggcacgAGCCGTCGTACAAGTTCGTGGCGTTCAACGTGGGGCCCCGTACGTGCCTGGGAAAGGACCTGGCGTTCACGCAGATGAAGGCCGTGGTTGCCGCCGTCCTGCCGCGGTTCAGGGTGGAGGTCGCCCCCGGTGCCGTGGTGAAGCCCAAGCTGTCCATCATACTCCACATGAAGGACGGGCTCAAGGTGAGGGTTTACAAGAGGCAAGACGATGCCCGCTAGGGCTACGTACGTACTTACGCCGATGCTCGCAAGTCCTATGTGTGCATGTGCATTGGATGGCAAACCATATACATGTAATCCCTCCGTGTCCCACGATATAAAATGGTTTTTGCAAGCCATTTTAGCTTGTAAAAACATCTTATATCATGGGGCGGAGATATTATTGTGTGTAAATGTGTGTAATTGTTTGTGTGTGTATCGATGTGTATACAAAGGAGTAATGTGTATACAAAGGAATAAGTAAATAAATGTGTATACCAACGGAACATATGCCAATAAGAAGGAAACAGGAAATAAAGAAAAATGGTTGGAGCAGAGTGGCGTACGTGGAATAATGATCCAGCATGCATGCAGTCTGATCTGGTGCCCAGATTGATCAACTGGGATATGAATGCATGCATGAGCAGTGCAACTGAAAGCTAGACTTGTAGTAGCACTACTGTAGCATGGAGGGGAATTTTTGGTCTATGGGGACATATGCATCTTATATGGGAATTTTTTTAGTAATTCAACAAAAAATCAAAAAttcctgaaaatatttttgaaataaacttgaccttctattGTAGTCGTgagaaataaaatccacaaaaaaaatattcctttgacttcttttcaaaaaagacaattttttggctaaaatagtgtgaatagtgacctataatagcaaataaattttcTCTTTTTTGCTGTGAGGTCAACTTTTGTTTTTTTTTCGTCGAGATTTATATACTAATGCAAAAGTAAGTCAAGTGTTTTGTCAAAATAGTTCTTATCTATTTTAACTTTTtattaaaatattaaaaaaattctcATATATGGTGCATATACAACTAGAAACCAAAGTGTATTTCCCACTGTAGCACCTCCTAATGTGGTGGAACATCTGCCTGCATGTGCTTCTCAACGGTCCTGCACTCCTATTGAGGAGGAGACGTCCGATGTGGGTGCCATCGGGACCGAGCGACGCGTGGGACGTACGTAGTTATGTGCAAAGAGAGAGAAACCAAACAGCACTAAGACTCACACGAGCCATGCATCTCCTATGTACggcaatgctacacgtacaaacgaTTTACAAGATTTTACAGGATGGTTAATTTTGATTGGTCAATAGGTGAGCGGTGTGGCCCACCCCCCTAAAAATCAGGGGGGAGAGGTTTGTGATTGGTTGTTAGATGAAAGGAATGTGTAAAAGCGTGTAAGTCTTTATATGTCTAGCATTTTTATCCTATGTAGGGTACGTCCGTGCATGGTGTAGGAGCTTTGTATCGATCAGCTCAGCTGGATTGCTTGGTTTGGTTCCTCACTGCTTCTTCAAGTACGAAAATTCCATACTccatctgtttttatttactctgtatattaaaaaacaatataaatatttaccataacaaatctataagatgtgaaagtacatttaatACTGAATTTAATAATGTTAATTTGTTATTGTAAATctgtttattttttaaaaaaactttatcaaagtttacaaagcttgactttgattaAAGCTAATACACAAACAAAATAAAGACGGAGAGAATACCTACGATCAACCTACGTGACCTTCCATAAACTCTCTTCTCTCCCCACAaaataaatttaagacaagaatttaccTAGGAGGCCAAGCCGCTAATCCTGGCCTAATTACTTTGTTCCATCTCAGCCTGTAGGATAAATTAACGTAGGTGTAGGAAAGCTCGATCAGCTCCTTCTCAACACAGCATATATATACGCAGGTGTAGCAAAAATTGATCCGTTAGTTATTTCACCACCAAAGTAAATGCCGCTTGGCTGATCGGCACCGTTGCCACAATGAACAACGCCGCTCCGACGAGTTGGATGGTTAGAGGTACTGTGGTATTTCagtccaccagggttcaaatcctggtgttcgcatttattcctggaattatttcaggattttcgacgATGCGCATTTAGTGGGAGAATatgttcccgtcgatgacgaggcgcctatggtgacttcataaatctcaacatgatatgccggctcagtctttcggaggtgttcATAGGGAtagagtgtgcgtgtgtgcgttcataggggtgagtgcatgcgcgtgtatatgagcgcttgtgtttgtACTGATGCTCAAATAAAGTAGTTTTTAGATCTAGTTTGCCTTGTGAAACGTGAAAACTATCTATGAACGTCACATAGCTCGCATGGTCCCGTGTCCATCGGGAATTTTAGAAGATACCTCTATATGGCTGGTGTACGTTGACAGACACGTCCGTACGTGTCCACAAATATTTGAAGGACtgtgctaacgaccagtcgactggtcgttagcgaCAGATCCGCACAACTAGTTAGGATTCGAACCCAGGTCTATTTAATACCTATCGAGCCTAATAATCAACTAAGCCACCTTTTGTTGTTGTCTATTGTAGAATGACAATGTTATTTGAACCTTTCTTATTTCTGCCATatcagaagaaaaaataaagtttGGCTTGGTAACTTTGGCAATGACCAGCGTGATAACTATGGTCTGAGCAACATGATAACTATACCATGATAAGGCTGGTAACTACAGCAAGAGAAGGTTAAAAGCATGGGGAAGTATGGTAATTTAACATGGAAATTACCGGTGAAATGTTTCAAAAACTTTTTCCCCTTGAGTGAAAGACACCATGgtgtttatgttggaaatatgccctagaggcaataataaattggttattattattacatttccttgttcatgataatcgtttattatccatgctataattgtattgataggacactcagatacatgtgtggatacatagacaacaccatgtccctaataagcctctagttgactagctcgttgatcaatagatggttacggtttcctgaccatggacattggatgtcgttgataatgggatcacatcattaggagaatgatgtgatggacaagacccaatcctaagcctagcacaaagatcgtgtagttcgtatgctaaagcttttctaatgtcaagtatcatttccttagaccatgagattgtgcaactcccggataccgtaggaatgctttgggtgtatcaaacgtcacaacgtaactgggtggctataaaggtgcactacgggtatctccgaaagtgtctgttgggttggcacgaatcgagactgagatttgtcactccgtgtgacggagaggtatctctgggcccactcgataggatatcatcataatgtgcacaatgtgaccaaggggttgatcacgggatgatgtgttacgaaacgagtaaagagacttgccgataacgagattgaacaaggtatcggcataccgacgatcgaatctcgggcaagtactataccgctagacaaagggaattgtatacgggattgattgaatcctcgacatcgtggttcatccgatgagatcatcgtggaacatgtgggagccaatatgggtatccagatcccgctgttggttattgaccggagagtcgtctcggtcatgtctgcatggttcccgaacccgtagggtctacacacttaaggttcgatgacgctagggttatagggaatagatatacgtggttaccgaatgttgttcggagtctcggatgagatcccggacgtcatgaggagttccgaaatggtccggaggtaaagatttatatatggaaagtccagttttggtcaccggaaaagtttcgggtgctatcggtaatgtaccgggaccaccgggagggtcccgggggtccaccaagtggggccaccagccccagagggctgcatgggccaagtgtggaagtggaccagccccaggtgggctggtgccaccccccccccaccagggcccaaggcgcctagggtttggggagggggcgcctccaccttacttggggggcaagtttccccctctccccccttggccgccaccctagatgggttttggggttgccgcaccccttggggtgggaaccctagagggggcgcagccccctccctttcccctatatatagttgaggtctttggggctgccaacacaagagtttccacctctccctggcgcagccctacctctctttctcctcatctctcgcggtgcttggtgaagccctgctggaataccacgctcctccatcaccaccacgctgttgtgctgctactggacggagtcttccccaacctctccctctctccttgctggatcaaggcatgggagacatcaccgggctgtacgtgtgttgaacgcggaggtgtcgtccgttcggcactaggatctccggtgatttggatcacgacgagtacgactccttcaaccccgttctcttgaacgcttccgcttagcgatctacaagggtatgtagatgcactcccctctctctcgttgctagtctctccatagatagatcttggtgactcgtaggaaaattttgaatttctgctacgttccccaacagtggcgtcatgagctaggtctattagtagattctatgcacgagtagaacacaagttgttgtgggcgttgattttgttcaatatgcttaccgttactagtcctatcttgtttcaacggtattgtgggatgaagcggcccggaccgacttacacgtacacttacgtgagacaggttccaccgactgacatgcacttgttgcataaggtggctagcgggtgccagtctctcccactttagtcggatcggatttgatgaaaagggtccttatgaagggtaaatagcaattggcatatcacgttgtggcttttgcgtaggtaagaaacgttcttgctagaaacccatagcagccacgtaaagcatgcaaacaacaattagaggacgtctaacttgtttttgcagggtatgctatgtgatgcagTGGCGGAGGCAGTACCCGGCGACCCGGGGCAGCTGCCCGGGCTCACCGGCAAAGCTGACGTCTAATCGAAGCTATTAGTCAGGTACTAATTAGTTGGGTTTATCGTGATCTGCCCGGGCAAATAGTCTGTGGGCTTTTCTAGGTCTACTTCTAAGCCCATCTAGTAAACTTCCTAGTCCTAGGCCCAAAGGTTGCACGTCGCAAGGCAAACCACACGTCTCCTCGTTTCGTGCTCGTCGCCTCCACCTCGATCTATTGCGACGGCTCGAGTTGCCCGGCAGTACTTCACAGGGGCAGTCGCCGGGAACTGGTGCAGTGCCTCCCAGGAAAGGCGGCAAGCCGGCAGTCAACGGTGCCTCCTCCCAACCATTCGTGCCTAGAGATTGATGCTTCGATTTTTCAGGTGACTGATCCTGCTTAGCCTCGATTGATGCATACAATTTGTGGCATCAGATTTCACTCCTCGGATTTGCgggatttttttaatatttttaacTTGCAGTAATGTAGGCAATTGGGGACATCATTGATCGTTCCAAGCACGCTCATTGAAGAAAAACCGATCTCCGCTTTGCTTAGGTATTTTTTTTTCTCGATTCCTCTAACCTAATTAGTGTTAGTTAGTTCAATTGTTCCAAATCATTGAATTTTAATCTTaatcctccgatccatattaattgtgatTTCATATGAGAAAGTTTTTTGTTCCTAGATCAAGTATTGAGAATTCAAATGTTGTATACCCGGAACCAACCTTAGTTTATGTTGCCAACAACATTGAGCTTATTCCGATTGAAATCTATGGTTCTCTAGTTTAATGCTTATAGTTACATAATATGCACCAAATATTCGAGGAAGATGATTTGTAGCACCGGGGTGTCCATCCCCCTATATGAACATTGAGCTTAAAAAACACCGAGAAATTTGAAAAACAATACTGGAATTTTGGGATATCAAACTTGGGTGTACAATCTACTTTCGGGTGGCAAAGAAGACAAAAAATCCCTATGTACAGGGAAAAACTGCATGGTTAGCTTTTAGTTCGGACTATATTCCTTCGCCACGGATACGCTTCCTGATTTCTTTTTCATGAAACTTCACATGGAAGGAGATCGGGCACCCAGACTTaatatcctcaaattctaaaaaaaattggtaTTTTCAAAATTTAATATTTATATAGGCGTGTGGAGCACCGGAGCTCCTTTGTAATTCCCATTTGCAACTCTCTACCTTTTTAGTTAGCTTGCAGTCCGCCCCGGCTCCTAATTTTTCCTGGCTTCGCCactgatgtgatgtgatatggccaaaagaatatgatgaatgatatgtgatgtatgagattgatcatgttcttgtaataggaatcacgacttgcatgtcgatgagtatgacaaccggcaggagccataggagttgtctttatttattgtatgacaggcgtgtcactgaataactccatgtaattactttacttcattgctaaaccgttagccatagtagtagaagtaatagttggcgagagaacttcatggagacacgatgatggagatcatgatgatggagatcatggtgtcatgccggtgacgatgatgatcatggagccccgaagatggagatcagaaggagctaaatgatattggccatatcatgtcattttttttgattgcatgtgatgtttatcatggttatgcatcttatttgcttagaatgacggtagtaaataagatgatccctcattaaaatttcaagaaagtgtttcccctaactgtgcaccgttgtgaaagttcgttgttttgaagcaccacgtgatgatcgggtgtgatagattctaacattcacatacaacgggtgtaagccagatttacacacacgaaacacttaggttgacttgacgagcctagcatgtacagacatggcctcggaacacaagagaccgaaaggtcgagcatgagtcgtatggtagatacgatcaacatgaagatgttcaccgatgatgactagtctgtctcacgtgatgatcggacacgacctagttgactcggatcatgtaatcacttagatgactagagggatgtctatctgagtgggagttcataagatgaacttaattatcctgaacatagtcaaaaggtttttgcaaattgtgtcgtagctcgcgctttagttctactgttttagatatgttcctagagaaaatttagttgaaagttgatagtagcaattatgcgaactgggtccgtaaactgaggagtgTCCTCATTGCtacgtagaaagcttatgtccttaatgcaccgctcagtgtgctgaacctcgaacgtcgtttgtgtatgttgcaaacatctgacatacacgttttgataactacgtgatagttcagttaaacggtttagagttgaggcaccaaagacgatttagaaacgtcgcggaacatatgagatgtttcgagggctgaaattgggatttcaggctcgtgcccacgtcaagaggtataagacccccGACGATTtttttagcctgcaaactaagggagaaaagctcaatcattgagcttgtgctcagattgtctgagtacaacaatcacttgaatcgagtgggagttgatcttccagatgagatagtgatgtttctccaaagtcattgccaccaagctgctagagcttcgtgatgaactataacatatcagggataaatatgatgatccttgagatattcgcgatgtttgacactgcaaaaatagaaatcaagaaggagcatcaattgttgatggttagtaaaaccactagtttcaagaagggcaagggcaaggagggatacttcataaaacggcaaatcagctgctgctctagtgaagaaacccaaggttgaacccaaacccaagactaagtgcttctgtaatgagaggaacggacactgaagcagaaccaccctagatacttggtagataagaaggctggcaaggtcgatagaagtatattggatatacattatgttaatgtgtactttactagtattcatagtagcaCCAGCGTATTAGAtgtcggttcggttgctaagtgttagtaactcgaaataaaagctacggaataaacggagactagctaaaggtgagctgacgatatgtgttggaagtgtttccaaggttgatgtgatcaagcatcgcacgctccctctactatcgagattggtgttaaacctaaataattgttatttggtgtttgcgttgagcatagacatgattggattatgtctatcgcaatacggttattcatttaaggagaataatggttactctgtttatttgaataataccttcaatggtcttgcacctaaaatgaatggtttattgaatctcgatcgtagtgatacacgttttcatgccaaaagatataagatagtaatga contains:
- the LOC119280967 gene encoding alkane hydroxylase MAH1-like; translation: MEQVSWWVRGFLGKYPEIMVSFACFLFLLFFRYRRRDGLPTNWPVVGSVPAISVNAGRVHEWLTEFLRVAPGMSHVARGPWGSPVDVLITANPADVAHVFTTNFGNYPKGEDFAAVFDVLGNGIFNADGDSWAFQRRKAHALLSDARFRAAVAASTARKLDEGLVPLLDGVAAGGAVVDLQDVFMRLTFDLTAMFIFGTDPGCLAADFPRVPFAAAMDEAEAVLFYRHVTPIAWLRLQTYLNIGHHKKMTKAQQVLDASIAEYVSLRRERAANADTNADGSDAADLLSLYMACQDELGKDGNELDRFLRDTTLNLMIAGRDTTSSALTWFFWLLTNHPDVEAKILAELRETLSSGGHPSAADLKRLVYLHAALSESLRLYPPVPFEHKAGARPDTLPSGPAVWPTRRVIVSFYSMGRMESVWGKDCLEFRPERWLTAAGRLRHEPSYKFVAFNVGPRTCLGKDLAFTQMKAVVAAVLPRFRVEVAPGAVVKPKLSIILHMKDGLKVRVYKRQDDAR